The region GTGACGATTCGGTCGCCGCAGACGAGCGACACGCGGACGGTGACGGTTCGCGGGTCGGGGTGACGCCGCTTCCGGTCGAGGCGGCGAGCGATAGCGGTCGGCCACCGCCGTCTCCGAAGGTTCTACCGGGCGCTCGCGCGGATCATTACCGATGACAACGTGATTCGACACGCATAAACGACGGGCGGGCGACTGGTTATACATGCCAGACGCGTCGCAGCTGCGTGACAGCACCCAGATCGTCCTCCCGCGGGAGGCGCTGGAGGGGCTGGAGCCGCAGCTCGACGACGAGTTCACGGTCACCGTCTTTCCGGACGGCGAGGACCGCTGCCGGATCATCGGCAGCCCCGTCGAGATCAAGGCGGCCAGCGAGTTCCTCGCCCGCCGCGGCGTGACCGTCCGCTAACCATTTTCGCGGAGATGCGGTCGCGATCGGTCGCAGCCCCCGGTCCCGACCGCCGTCGGAATCGACAGCCCTTCGAG is a window of Natrinema salifodinae DNA encoding:
- a CDS encoding VNG_1110C family protein produces the protein MPDASQLRDSTQIVLPREALEGLEPQLDDEFTVTVFPDGEDRCRIIGSPVEIKAASEFLARRGVTVR